The DNA region GGACGGACGCTGAATCGTCGCGTCGAGGTGGAGTTTTGGTACGACGATCCTCTCCAGGAGTTGCCGGACGAGCCGGAACTCTGTCCCGGCGATGTCGGCGAGGAAATGGTGACCAAGGTCTACGATCCCCCCTGGGGCAGCATCCCGACGCTCGAGCTCGCGAACGGTCAGCCGATCATTCCGCCCGGCTACGCGGCGAATCTACATCGCGCGCTGACGGACGTCGTGGACCGGACCAACGCGCGACTGCGGTTTATCGGTTACACGAAGAACGAGCGCCTCGACCGCCGCACCGCCTCCGTGTATGGCGACGACATCGGCCTTTCCGCGGCGCGGGCCCGCCGCACCATGGACATCGTCAAGCAGGATCCGCTGTTGTCGAGTGCCCGGTCCGAGCACGAGGGACGCGGCTACGTCCAGTCCGACGACGTCGTGAACGCCGGCTTCATCCAGGGCGAAGAGTCGTTCGTGCGCGTGCAGGTCGTGTATGACGAACCGGCGCCGCTCGACGATTACGAGGGCGTGGACATCACGCCGATCACCCGGGAACTCCGTCCGAAGAGCCCCTACGAGCTCAACGTGATGCGCATCACCGTGGACGGCAAGCCGATCGACGACCCGGGCCGCAGCGCGGCCGATGTCCAGCGCTGCACCGACGTCGCCCTCGACGACGCCAGGGTCCAGTTCCGCTTCGACAACCTCGAGTCGCGGCGGCGGCTCAGCGTTGCCGCGCATCCAGCCGCCGTGGCGGTGAGCCACCTGGGCGACGGTCCTGTCGCATCGCTCGTGCGTTTCCGGATGTACAACAACTACTCGAGCTTCATCGAGCGCGCCGAAATCCGGATCTTCGAGCAGCAGCAGTCATTACAGGCCATGCCGCTCGAGATCATCGCGGTCGATGACGCGGGCCTGGCGGAGTGGCAGCCGGCTGCAGAAAGTCCCGGGGGCCCGGTACGCGAGCTCAAGTACCTGCTGCGCGCCTATGACTCGAAGGGCAACTTCGACGAAACGGATGCGCGGCCGTTGTGGCTGTACCGCGAGCCGTCGGCTGGAGAGGTCGTGACACCCGGCCTCCGGCAGTCGGCGGATGATGCGGAGGCCGCGGCTGCCGTGGCCGCGCCACCGCGCGAGCTGCTCGCCGCCTACGGCGAGAGCGACCTGGCGCACCACCAGATTCCGGTAGACGGCGGCACGGTGAAGGTGCAGGGCAGCGGCATACCGGCGGACCACACGGTCTGGGTGGCGGGCCGCCAGGTTCCGGTCGACCCGCAGGGCAACTTCGCCGCGGAGGAGATCCTGTCGGCCGGCGCGCATACGGTCGAAGTCG from Gemmatimonadota bacterium includes:
- a CDS encoding flagellar motor protein MotB; this translates as GRTLNRRVEVEFWYDDPLQELPDEPELCPGDVGEEMVTKVYDPPWGSIPTLELANGQPIIPPGYAANLHRALTDVVDRTNARLRFIGYTKNERLDRRTASVYGDDIGLSAARARRTMDIVKQDPLLSSARSEHEGRGYVQSDDVVNAGFIQGEESFVRVQVVYDEPAPLDDYEGVDITPITRELRPKSPYELNVMRITVDGKPIDDPGRSAADVQRCTDVALDDARVQFRFDNLESRRRLSVAAHPAAVAVSHLGDGPVASLVRFRMYNNYSSFIERAEIRIFEQQQSLQAMPLEIIAVDDAGLAEWQPAAESPGGPVRELKYLLRAYDSKGNFDETDARPLWLYREPSAGEVVTPGLRQSADDAEAAAAVAAPPRELLAAYGESDLAHHQIPVDGGTVKVQGSGIPADHTVWVAGRQVPVDPQGNFAAEEILSAGAHTVEVAVLDDAGNGSLYLRDLEFKRTDLFYVGIAEVTLSENRASGPLDLLQGENAPQPYDSSMDGRLAFYVNGKV